One stretch of Amycolatopsis sp. NBC_00345 DNA includes these proteins:
- a CDS encoding acetyl/propionyl/methylcrotonyl-CoA carboxylase subunit alpha has protein sequence MTEQDVASTGGPVTRILVANRGEIAVRVIRAAKDAGLTSVAVYADPDRDAPHVRLADEAFALGGSTAAESYLSIDKLLDVAKRAGADSVHPGYGFLSENAEFAQAVLDAGLTWIGPSPQSIRDLGDKVTARHIAMRAGAPLVPGTKEPVQDASEIIAFADEHGLPVAIKAAFGGGGRGLKVARTREEIPELFESATREAVAAFGRGECFVERYLDKPRHVEAQVLADQHGNAIVVGTRDCSLQRRHQKLVEEAPAPYLTDDQRARIHSSAKAICQEAGYYGAGTVEYLVATDGTISFLEVNTRLQVEHPVSEETTGLDLVREMFRIARGEKLRITEDPEPRGHSIEFRINGEDAGRGFLPAPGTVTKFVAPSGPGVRVDSGVESGSVIGGQFDSMLAKLIVTGSDRDNALERSRRALAEMVVEGMATVLPFDRVIVDHPAFIGDDNGFGVYTDWIETEFDNRIEPFTAPEADAEEEAPRQNVVVEVGGRRLEVSLPGGFALEGGAATATKSKPRKRAGGAKATVSGDAVTAPMQGTIVKIAVEEGQQVEAGELIVVLEAMKMENPVTAHKAGTVTGLSVEVGAAVTQGTQLLELKD, from the coding sequence GTGACCGAGCAGGACGTCGCGAGCACGGGTGGTCCGGTGACCAGGATCCTGGTCGCCAACCGGGGTGAGATCGCGGTCCGCGTGATCAGGGCGGCGAAGGACGCGGGGCTGACGAGTGTCGCCGTGTACGCCGACCCCGACCGTGACGCTCCCCATGTGCGCCTGGCCGACGAAGCCTTCGCGCTCGGCGGCAGCACCGCCGCGGAGAGCTACTTGTCCATCGACAAGCTGCTCGACGTCGCGAAGCGGGCCGGCGCGGACTCCGTCCACCCGGGATACGGCTTCCTTTCCGAGAACGCCGAGTTCGCCCAGGCCGTGCTAGACGCGGGCCTCACGTGGATCGGGCCGAGCCCACAGTCCATTCGCGACCTCGGCGACAAGGTGACCGCGCGGCACATCGCGATGCGCGCCGGCGCCCCGCTTGTGCCCGGCACCAAGGAGCCGGTGCAGGACGCGAGCGAGATCATCGCGTTCGCCGACGAGCACGGCCTGCCCGTGGCGATCAAGGCGGCGTTCGGCGGCGGCGGGCGCGGCCTCAAGGTGGCGCGCACACGCGAAGAGATCCCCGAGCTGTTCGAGTCCGCCACGCGCGAGGCCGTCGCCGCGTTCGGCCGTGGCGAGTGCTTTGTGGAGCGCTACCTGGACAAGCCGCGGCACGTCGAGGCGCAGGTGCTGGCCGACCAGCACGGCAACGCCATCGTGGTCGGCACGCGGGACTGCTCGCTGCAGCGCCGCCACCAGAAGCTGGTGGAGGAGGCGCCCGCGCCGTACCTCACCGACGACCAGCGCGCCCGGATCCACTCCTCGGCCAAGGCGATCTGCCAGGAGGCCGGCTACTACGGCGCCGGCACGGTCGAGTACCTGGTGGCCACCGACGGCACCATCTCGTTCCTCGAGGTGAACACCCGGCTGCAGGTGGAGCACCCCGTCTCCGAGGAGACGACCGGGCTGGACCTGGTGCGCGAGATGTTCCGCATCGCGCGCGGCGAGAAGCTGCGGATCACCGAAGACCCCGAGCCGCGCGGCCACTCGATCGAATTCCGCATCAACGGCGAGGACGCCGGGCGCGGCTTCCTGCCGGCGCCGGGCACCGTGACGAAGTTCGTGGCGCCGAGCGGCCCCGGCGTGCGCGTCGACTCCGGGGTGGAGTCCGGCAGCGTGATCGGCGGCCAGTTCGACTCGATGCTCGCCAAGCTGATCGTCACCGGCTCCGACCGCGACAACGCGCTGGAGCGCAGCCGTCGTGCGCTGGCCGAGATGGTCGTCGAGGGCATGGCGACCGTGCTGCCGTTCGACCGCGTGATCGTGGACCATCCGGCGTTCATCGGCGACGACAACGGCTTCGGCGTGTACACCGACTGGATCGAGACCGAGTTCGACAACCGGATCGAGCCGTTCACCGCGCCGGAAGCCGACGCCGAAGAAGAGGCGCCGCGGCAGAACGTGGTCGTCGAGGTCGGCGGACGTCGGCTCGAGGTCTCGCTGCCGGGCGGCTTCGCCCTCGAAGGCGGCGCGGCCACGGCAACGAAGTCCAAGCCGCGCAAGCGTGCGGGCGGCGCGAAGGCCACCGTGAGTGGTGACGCCGTGACGGCGCCGATGCAGGGCACGATCGTCAAGATCGCCGTCGAAGAGGGCCAGCAGGTCGAGGCCGGCGAGCTGATCGTGGTGCTCGAGGCGATGAAGATGGAAAACCCGGTCACCGCACACAAAGCGGGCACGGTTACCGGACTTTCGGTCGAGGTCGGCGCCGCCGTGACGCAGGGAACGCAGCTTCTGGAGCTCAAAGACTGA
- a CDS encoding dicarboxylate/amino acid:cation symporter, translating into MSLIRTYTRPRVFAAAVLGSLVVGAALGVLARTTGAGWLTDLLDQIGTIFTTLLQIAVIPLVFTAIVVGITSLRNLGGGRKAARLGGKTVLWFAITSLIASLIGIAAGRLFDPGSGGLGAGIAATAKNADKAAKSVSGWGSWDSFVNGLLPENFFSAFADGNTLQVLFLAVVIGAAAYSLGDRAKPFVDFTTSVFEVVQRYLGWIVRLAPIGIIGLIGAAVSNYGDALFRPLLSATLAVYAGCLVVLFVVYPILLRFVAKVSPAKFFAKAGTAIQFAFASQSSSATLPLTRQAAVNLGVDPAYAAFATPLGSATKMDGCAAVFPAIGAIFIANLAGVQLSIGQYAGIAGVAVLGALATAGTTGWLTALTLTTAFIGLDAKQVALGIALIYSVNPIMDMMRTATNVAGQIVVPTVVARSEGLLDDEVLNAPADAKADAVPTAA; encoded by the coding sequence GTGTCCCTCATCCGGACGTACACGCGACCGCGTGTTTTCGCGGCCGCAGTACTCGGCTCGCTCGTCGTCGGCGCCGCACTCGGTGTCCTCGCGCGGACGACGGGCGCCGGCTGGCTGACCGATCTGCTGGACCAGATCGGCACGATCTTCACCACGCTGCTGCAGATCGCCGTGATCCCGCTGGTCTTCACCGCGATCGTGGTCGGCATCACCAGCCTGCGCAACCTCGGCGGCGGCCGGAAAGCCGCGCGGCTCGGCGGCAAGACCGTGCTGTGGTTCGCCATCACGTCGCTGATCGCCTCGCTCATCGGCATCGCCGCCGGGCGGCTGTTCGACCCGGGCTCGGGCGGGCTGGGCGCCGGCATCGCCGCCACCGCGAAGAACGCCGACAAGGCCGCGAAGAGCGTGAGCGGCTGGGGTTCGTGGGACTCGTTCGTGAACGGCCTGCTGCCGGAGAACTTCTTCTCCGCCTTCGCCGACGGCAACACGCTGCAGGTGCTCTTCCTCGCCGTGGTGATCGGCGCCGCGGCCTACAGCCTCGGTGATCGCGCGAAGCCGTTCGTGGACTTCACCACGAGTGTCTTCGAGGTCGTCCAGCGCTACCTCGGCTGGATCGTCCGGCTCGCCCCGATCGGCATCATCGGCCTGATCGGCGCGGCGGTGTCGAACTACGGCGACGCGCTGTTCCGCCCGCTGCTGTCGGCCACGCTCGCGGTCTACGCGGGCTGCTTGGTGGTCCTGTTCGTCGTCTACCCGATCCTGCTGCGGTTCGTCGCGAAGGTGAGCCCGGCGAAGTTCTTCGCCAAGGCGGGCACGGCGATCCAGTTCGCGTTCGCCTCGCAGTCCTCGTCCGCGACGCTGCCGCTGACCCGCCAGGCCGCGGTGAACCTCGGGGTGGACCCGGCCTACGCGGCGTTCGCCACCCCGCTCGGCAGTGCGACCAAAATGGACGGTTGCGCGGCCGTTTTCCCGGCCATCGGCGCCATCTTCATCGCGAACCTGGCCGGGGTGCAGCTGAGCATCGGACAGTACGCGGGCATCGCCGGAGTCGCGGTCCTCGGCGCGCTCGCCACGGCCGGCACCACCGGCTGGCTGACCGCGCTCACGCTGACCACGGCGTTCATCGGCCTGGACGCGAAGCAGGTCGCGCTCGGCATCGCGCTGATCTACTCCGTGAACCCGATCATGGACATGATGCGCACGGCCACGAACGTCGCGGGCCAGATCGTGGTCCCGACGGTGGTGGCGCGCAGCGAGGGCCTGCTGGACGACGAGGTGCTCAACGCCCCGGCCGACGCGAAAGCAGACGCGGTGCCCACCGCCGCGTGA
- a CDS encoding SAV_915 family protein encodes MTNPNLPPALYLPTGPVSGTTDGGTGANVELRRTPDGRVALVAFTALDRLVDCCGEHQPWIMINTEHLPRIHQANPYDVIVLDSELPVELRHGARV; translated from the coding sequence GTGACGAACCCCAATCTTCCGCCGGCCCTTTACCTCCCGACTGGTCCGGTCTCCGGCACCACCGACGGCGGCACCGGCGCGAACGTCGAACTGCGCCGCACCCCGGACGGGCGGGTGGCGCTGGTCGCCTTCACCGCGCTCGACCGGCTGGTCGACTGCTGCGGCGAGCACCAGCCGTGGATCATGATCAACACCGAGCACCTGCCGCGGATCCACCAGGCCAACCCCTACGACGTGATCGTGCTGGACTCCGAACTCCCGGTCGAGCTGCGCCACGGCGCGCGGGTATAA
- a CDS encoding Maf family protein yields MRLVLASQSPARLMLLRSAGLDPSVVVSGVDEDAVAAALTDPAPEELVTALAKAKAEAVFGTVAGTHADSVIVACDSMLSIGGEMVGKPGTPEVARRRWADMAGRSGELLTGHALIRIDGGRRVKEAEGSQHTTVHFGRPTDEEVEAYIATGEPLQVAGAFTLDALGGWFVEGIEGDPSSVIGLSLPLVRRLLGEVGVSVVDLWRTSTS; encoded by the coding sequence GTGCGCCTCGTTCTCGCTTCCCAGTCCCCCGCCCGCCTCATGCTGCTGCGCAGCGCCGGTCTCGACCCGAGCGTCGTCGTGTCCGGCGTCGACGAAGACGCGGTGGCCGCCGCGCTCACCGACCCCGCCCCCGAGGAGCTGGTCACGGCGCTGGCCAAGGCCAAGGCCGAGGCGGTGTTCGGGACCGTCGCCGGCACCCACGCCGACTCCGTGATCGTCGCCTGCGACTCGATGCTGTCGATCGGCGGCGAGATGGTCGGCAAGCCCGGCACGCCCGAGGTCGCCCGCCGCCGCTGGGCGGACATGGCCGGCCGGTCCGGCGAGCTCCTCACCGGCCACGCCCTGATCCGCATCGACGGCGGCCGGCGGGTCAAGGAGGCCGAGGGCAGCCAGCATACGACCGTCCACTTCGGACGCCCGACCGACGAGGAGGTCGAGGCCTACATCGCCACCGGCGAGCCGCTGCAGGTGGCGGGCGCCTTCACCCTCGACGCGCTGGGCGGCTGGTTCGTCGAGGGCATCGAGGGCGACCCGTCGAGCGTGATCGGCCTCAGCCTGCCGCTGGTGCGCCGGCTGCTGGGCGAGGTCGGCGTCAGTGTCGTGGATCTCTGGCGGACGTCCACATCCTGA